A genomic window from Tolypothrix sp. PCC 7910 includes:
- a CDS encoding glycosyltransferase family 1 protein yields the protein MNATTEQRIALISVHGDPAIEIGKEEAGGQNVYVRNVGEALARLGWQVDMFTRQVSAEQETIVQHSPNCRTIRFQAGPLEFVPRDNLFVYLPEFIEKFRQFQQENGITYRLVHTNYWLSSWVGMQLKKFQGSKQVHTYHSLGAVKYNTIDNIPAIASKRLAVEKEVLETAETIVATSPQEKQHMRSLVSTKGNIDIIPCGTDIRQFGSIDREAARAKLGIAPDAKVVLYVGRFDPRKGIETVVRAVGASKLRGSENLQLIIGGGSTPGNSDGIERDRIEGIINELGMNEMTTLPGRLCQTVLPTYYAAADVCVVPSHYEPFGLVAIEAMASGTPVIASDVGGLQFTVVSEKTGILAPPRDVPAFTDAIDRILMNPEWREQLGKAARERVISKFSWDGVASQLSELYTQLLEQPVVPDLVPALVSSLEKSVAQPAVQVSKEPALQR from the coding sequence ATGAACGCTACCACGGAACAACGCATCGCTTTAATTTCAGTCCACGGAGACCCGGCGATTGAAATAGGGAAGGAAGAAGCCGGCGGTCAGAATGTTTACGTCCGCAACGTAGGTGAAGCACTAGCGCGGCTAGGATGGCAGGTAGATATGTTTACCCGCCAAGTAAGTGCGGAGCAAGAAACAATTGTGCAGCACAGTCCCAACTGCCGCACCATTCGCTTTCAAGCCGGGCCTTTAGAGTTTGTGCCACGAGATAATTTATTTGTTTATTTACCAGAATTTATTGAGAAGTTCCGCCAATTTCAGCAAGAAAACGGTATTACCTATCGCTTAGTTCATACCAACTACTGGCTTTCTAGCTGGGTAGGGATGCAATTGAAGAAATTCCAAGGAAGCAAACAGGTTCATACATACCACTCTTTAGGAGCAGTCAAGTACAACACCATAGATAATATTCCAGCAATTGCTAGTAAACGATTAGCAGTAGAAAAAGAAGTATTAGAGACAGCAGAAACAATAGTGGCTACGAGTCCGCAAGAAAAGCAGCATATGCGATCGCTCGTTTCCACTAAAGGTAATATTGATATCATTCCCTGCGGTACAGATATTCGGCAATTTGGCTCTATAGATAGAGAAGCAGCGCGAGCTAAGTTAGGAATTGCACCAGATGCGAAAGTAGTATTGTACGTTGGAAGGTTTGACCCTCGTAAAGGTATAGAAACCGTAGTTCGTGCCGTTGGAGCCTCGAAATTGCGTGGTTCGGAAAATTTGCAATTGATTATTGGCGGTGGTAGCACCCCAGGTAACAGCGACGGTATAGAACGCGATCGCATTGAAGGCATTATTAATGAACTGGGCATGAACGAGATGACCACCCTACCCGGTCGCCTCTGTCAAACTGTGCTACCTACTTACTACGCTGCGGCTGATGTTTGCGTTGTTCCTAGCCACTACGAACCCTTTGGACTCGTGGCGATTGAAGCAATGGCTAGCGGTACACCAGTAATCGCCAGCGATGTGGGAGGATTACAATTTACTGTAGTTTCCGAAAAAACTGGGATATTAGCGCCACCTCGAGACGTACCAGCCTTTACAGATGCGATTGACCGCATTTTGATGAATCCCGAATGGCGAGAACAGTTAGGTAAAGCTGCTAGGGAACGTGTGATCAGCAAGTTTAGTTGGGATGGTGTTGCATCTCAGCTGAGTGAACTTTACACCCAACTGTTAGAACAGCCTGTAGTTCCTGATTTAGTACCAGCGTTGGTGTCTAGTTTGGAAAAATCTGTCGCGCAACCTGCGGTGCAAGTTAGTAAGGAACCAGCTTTGCAAAGATAA